One Spiroplasma sp. NBRC 100390 DNA window includes the following coding sequences:
- a CDS encoding ribosome maturation factor RimP, whose protein sequence is MEEFIKQQAQLKTALENYLAKQNLTLFAINYLQDFETNVVQILIEDQTMVLDLDRLTIISEEINHLVDDLDLFAEEYLLEVSTPGAERPLRNWDELQQQVNHYVYFEFIEKVNNLPAISGELTAVDEKQTVTVTYFVKGARKTLQTTYQNIKFARCAVKF, encoded by the coding sequence ATGGAAGAATTTATTAAACAACAAGCACAGTTAAAAACAGCTTTGGAAAATTACTTAGCAAAGCAAAACTTAACATTATTTGCAATTAATTACTTACAAGATTTTGAAACTAATGTTGTGCAAATTTTAATTGAAGATCAAACAATGGTGCTTGATCTAGACCGGTTAACAATTATTAGCGAAGAAATTAATCATCTGGTTGATGACCTTGATTTGTTTGCAGAAGAATACTTGTTAGAAGTCTCAACACCAGGTGCTGAGCGACCATTACGAAATTGAGATGAATTACAACAACAAGTTAATCATTATGTTTATTTTGAATTTATTGAAAAAGTTAATAATTTACCAGCAATTAGTGGAGAATTAACAGCAGTTGATGAAAAACAAACAGTGACGGTTACTTATTTTGTCAAAGGGGCTCGCAAAACGTTACAAACAACTTATCAAAACATTAAATTTGCGCGTTGTGCAGTTAAATTTTAA
- a CDS encoding L7Ae/L30e/S12e/Gadd45 family ribosomal protein, with protein MLDHKGYSYLGLAKKAGKLVTGALLLTAIQQQKIFLVLTSVDGGATQAKKYEQKCFYYHIPYFKCLESKLTQQALGTENVKTLGISDRNLAQSLLTLLTNQEE; from the coding sequence ATGTTAGATCACAAAGGTTATAGTTATCTTGGCTTAGCAAAAAAAGCTGGAAAACTCGTGACAGGAGCGCTTTTATTAACAGCAATTCAACAACAAAAAATTTTTTTGGTGTTGACTAGTGTTGATGGAGGGGCAACCCAAGCAAAAAAATACGAACAAAAATGTTTTTATTATCATATCCCTTATTTCAAATGCCTTGAATCAAAATTAACCCAGCAAGCATTGGGAACCGAGAATGTTAAAACCCTTGGGATTAGTGATCGCAATCTTGCACAAAGTTTACTTACTTTATTAACAAATCAGGAAGAATAA
- the nusA gene encoding transcription termination factor NusA: MIDGAKLLVTIDEIVNEKQISRDLILESIKEGIKKAYEKHFDPEATIIVDIDRKTGQIKVEKELTVVKKVEDDLLEIGLNEAKEKYGEQITVDDKVYEPVNSEEFSRLAIFQVGQIIKQQIKEAEKDSIFDEYIVQKGHLMTGIVIAAEEKYLLVEVDRTFAYIPRRNLIFSDNYEVGQQITFLAEDIVKSKNAGQITGSRTSNDFLYRLLEREIPEIFEQVIEVKAIARDPGRRSKIAVYSTNENIDPIGACVGSKGSRINKVTAELQDEKIDICIYDDNSQQFIINSLSPVKVISIITNDEGKEADVIVPDEQLSLAIGKGGSAAKLVAKLTKWKLNIMSYSEALTKQIEILWNGNLTSEELTALQVKLKDKIKGKEAASTPPPAVEVTVDLPVEEFEIIEEQMAEETMILNEGEYHVDDLSEAAPEVLAEEIQEIEKNISYFENEQFESQDEDEEINYDDYDNYYDKEK; this comes from the coding sequence ATGATTGATGGTGCAAAACTATTAGTAACAATTGATGAAATTGTTAATGAAAAACAAATTAGTCGCGATTTAATTTTAGAATCAATTAAAGAAGGAATTAAAAAAGCTTATGAAAAACATTTTGATCCAGAAGCAACAATTATCGTTGATATTGATCGCAAAACAGGTCAAATTAAAGTAGAAAAAGAATTAACGGTAGTAAAGAAAGTTGAAGATGACTTGTTAGAAATTGGTTTAAATGAAGCAAAAGAGAAATATGGTGAACAAATTACCGTTGATGATAAAGTTTATGAACCAGTTAATTCAGAAGAATTTTCACGGTTAGCAATTTTTCAAGTTGGTCAAATTATTAAACAACAAATTAAAGAAGCCGAAAAAGATTCAATTTTTGATGAATATATTGTTCAAAAGGGTCACTTAATGACTGGGATTGTCATTGCTGCGGAAGAAAAGTATTTGTTAGTGGAAGTTGACCGCACCTTTGCTTATATTCCACGTCGTAATTTAATTTTTTCAGACAATTATGAAGTTGGTCAACAAATTACTTTTTTAGCAGAAGATATTGTTAAATCAAAAAATGCTGGACAAATTACCGGTTCACGAACAAGCAATGATTTTTTATATCGTTTATTAGAACGTGAAATTCCCGAAATTTTTGAGCAAGTAATTGAAGTCAAAGCAATTGCCCGCGACCCTGGTCGACGTAGTAAAATTGCCGTTTATAGTACAAATGAAAATATTGATCCAATTGGGGCTTGTGTTGGAAGCAAGGGAAGTCGGATTAATAAAGTTACTGCTGAACTACAAGATGAAAAAATTGATATTTGTATTTATGATGACAATAGTCAACAATTTATCATTAATTCTTTATCACCAGTAAAAGTAATTTCAATTATAACGAATGATGAAGGTAAAGAAGCCGATGTTATTGTTCCTGATGAACAATTATCATTAGCAATTGGAAAAGGTGGGAGTGCTGCTAAATTAGTAGCAAAGTTAACAAAATGAAAACTAAACATTATGAGTTATAGTGAAGCGTTAACAAAACAAATTGAGATTTTATGAAATGGAAATTTAACAAGTGAAGAATTAACTGCTTTACAAGTTAAACTAAAAGATAAAATCAAAGGCAAAGAAGCTGCAAGTACACCACCTCCAGCGGTTGAAGTCACAGTAGATTTACCAGTTGAAGAATTTGAAATTATTGAAGAACAAATGGCAGAAGAAACGATGATTCTTAATGAAGGTGAATATCATGTTGATGATTTATCAGAAGCTGCGCCGGAAGTATTAGCAGAAGAAATTCAAGAAATTGAAAAGAACATTTCTTATTTTGAAAATGAACAATTCGAAAGTCAAGATGAGGATGAAGAAATTAATTATGATGATTATGATAACTATTATGATAAAGAAAAATAA
- the rnpM gene encoding RNase P modulator RnpM: protein MANHKQTPLRKCVVSQQMLPKKELVRVVKTPSGEIIIDPTGKANGRGAYLRPTLENYEKAKKNHALERALKVKLTDQFYDMLYREINEGWD, encoded by the coding sequence ATGGCAAACCACAAGCAAACACCATTACGAAAATGTGTTGTTTCACAACAAATGTTGCCAAAAAAAGAATTGGTGCGCGTTGTGAAAACCCCAAGTGGTGAAATCATTATTGACCCAACGGGAAAAGCAAATGGGCGAGGAGCCTATTTGCGGCCAACGTTAGAAAATTATGAAAAAGCAAAAAAAAATCACGCCTTAGAACGTGCTTTAAAAGTAAAGTTAACTGACCAATTTTATGATATGTTATATCGTGAAATTAATGAAGGGTGAGATTAA